The following are encoded together in the Cicer arietinum cultivar CDC Frontier isolate Library 1 chromosome 2, Cicar.CDCFrontier_v2.0, whole genome shotgun sequence genome:
- the LOC101507646 gene encoding sister chromatid cohesion protein SCC2 isoform X3 produces MWYCSFSGPVQEKISSSALPEKKLSESSFSIPSQTKKDYHATHSRQLDDFSSNDISILSSKKSKVKKKGGDVISIAPDPAELQDAIIGKFLEFLEDLCSKAEWNGDDRDEAEWLPLPLSDLRLLVNEIMTIREKKLLHLVPVEFLVRLLKVLDHQIHRAEGLSIEDCDNSNSELVSALLVALESIHAALAVMTHTDMPKQLYKEEVIERILEFSRHQIMDVMCACDPSYRALYRPSENTTLEVDEEESDAEFGSASKKRRTSSKTVKLKKSASNRFSSAVNVILQKLCTVVGLLKDLLLIERLSDSCILQLIKTSITTFLVDNIQLLQLKAIGLVSAIFYLYTQHRTYVIDEMLQLLWKLPHSKRALRSYHIREEEQRQIQMITALLIQLIHCSANLPDTLREASSGNSVLEVLVDASYPTKCREAVTEACCLFWGRVLQRLTSAKTQDTSELKSIMENLVTDLLTTLNLPEYPASASILEVLCVLLIQNAGTNSKDITARSMAIDILGTIAARLKRDAMICSREKFWILRDLLSQDAATRHYPKDTCCVCSGGRVENLVICPGCNRPFHADCLDIKEDEVPNRNWYCHMCICSKQLLVLQSYCNSQRKGNVKKNHEVSKDDSAVSDHEIVQQLLLNYLQDVTSADDLHLFICWFYLCSWYKNDPNCQQKLIYYIARMKSRIIIRDSGTVSSMLTRDSIKKITLALGQKSSFCRGFDKIFHTLLGSLRENSPVIRAKALRAVSIIVEADPEVLGYKQVQSAVEGRFCDSAISVREAALELVGRHIASHPDVGFKYFEKITERIKDTGVSVRKRAIKIIRDMCSSNANFSGFTRACTEIISRVTDDESSIQDLVCKTFYEFWFEEPSASQTQVFGDGSTVPLEVAKKTEQIVEMLKRMPNNQLLVTVIKRNLTLDFLPQSTKAIGVNPVSLVTVRKRCELMCKCLLEKILLVDEMNSDEVEKHALPYVQVLHAFCLVDPTLCAPASNPSQFVVTLQSYLKTQVDNSMVAQLLESIIFIIDAVLPLLRKLPLSIVDELEQDLKQLIVRHSFLTVVHACIKCLCCMSKMAGKGDAVVEQLIQVFLKCLDTQAVVNKQQVGRSLFCLGLLIRYGNILLASSGNKLVDVRRSLSLFMKYLDVDDYSLKVRSLQALGYVLIARPEYMLENNIGKILEGTLSNTADVRIKIQALQNMFEYLLDAESQMETDKVEDNASGHSVRAGHSVPVAAGAGDTNICGGIIQLYWDNILGRCLDSSEQVRQTALKIVEVVLRQGLVHPITCVPYLIALETDPLESNAKLAHHLLMNMNEKYPAFFESRLGDGLQMSFMFMQSVCGSPENVNHKTPSKIPVSGKGKPESDSLTQARLGVSRIYKLIRGNRISRNKFMSSIVRKFDNPRWNKLVIPFLMYCTEVLALLPFTAPDEPLYLIYAINRVVQLRAGPLEANFKAWSSSLLQREGDGTPHGNGMYQRVPHEPILTTQVQSMDLNGTFQQNLDVQPYLVDMTSVDLNGTNHQLPDYPLSHNGGSKVKPHTAGFADSLTFSEDDTEKFQADCLSAIALQLLLKLKRHLKITYSLDDAKCQAYSPSEPPKPGDVISKQSIPFNIGESQFSLPTSPQELIQRYQEFKNALKEDTVDYSLYTANIKRKRPTPRKGRKTGPIPMVGGDFGDDDDEDWAGGARNINFSGGRRANLRSSRQY; encoded by the exons ATGTGGTACTGCAG TTTCTCAGGTCCTGTCCAGGAGAAGATCTCCAGTAGTGCATTACCTGAAAAGAAGCTTTCTGAATCAAGTTTTTCTATCCCAAGCCAGACTAAAAAAGACTATCACGCAACCCATAGCCGTCAGCTTGATGATTTTTCTTCAAAT GACATTTCTATATTGTCTTCTAAGAAATCAAAAGTAAAGAAGAAAGGTGGTGATGTAATATCTATTGCACCTGACCCTGCTGAGCTTCAAG ATGCCATCATTGGAAAGTTTCTTGAGTTTTTGGAGGACTTATGTAGCAAGGCTGAATGGAATGGTGACGATAGAGATGAAGCAGAATGGTTGCCACTGCCCCTTTCAGATCTTAGATTGCTTGTTAATGAAATAATGACTATACGTGAGAAGAAACTTCTGCATTTGGTTCCTGTAGAATTTCTTGTTAGACTGCTAAAGGTTTTAGATCATCAGATACATAGAGCAGAAGGCCTGTCGATTGAGGATTGCGATAAT TCCAATTCAGAACTAGTTTCGGCTCTTTTAGTTGCGTTGGAGTCCATTCATGCTGCTCTGGCGGTGATGACTCATACTGACATGCCAAAGCAACTTTATAAAGAAGAG GTCATTGAGAGAATTCTGGAGTTTTCCAGGCATCAGATAATGGATGTGATGTGTGCATGTGATCCATCATATCGTGCATTATACAGACCTAGTGAAAACACTACACTTGAAG TCGATGAAGAAGAAAGTGATGCTGAGTTTGGTTCAGCAAGTAAAAAACGGCGTACCAGCAGCAAGACAGTAAAGTTGAAGAAATCAGCATCAAACAG GTTCTCCAGTGCTGTGAATGTTATTCTTCAGAAGTTGTGTACTGTTGTTGGTCTACTCAAGGATTTGTTGTTAATAGAGAGGTTGTCAGATAGTTGCATTTTACAACTTATAAAAACAAGCATTACAACATTCTTGGTTGATAACATCCAGCTCTTGCAATTGAAGGCAATTGGTTTAGTTAGTGCG ATATTCTATTTATACACACAACATCGCACTTATGTGATAGATGAAATGCTTCAACTTCTTTGGAAATTACCTCATTCAAAGCGAGCTTTAAGGAGTTATCACATACGCGAGGAAGAGCAAAGACAGATCCAGATGATTACTGCTTTGCTGATTCAGTTAATTCACTGTAGTGCTAACCTTCCTGATACTTTAAGAGAAGCATCAAGTGGTAACTCTGTATTGGAAGTCTTGGTTGATGCTAGTTATCCTACTAAATGCCGTGAGGCAGTAACAGAAGCCTGCTGTCTATTCTGGGGCCGTGTACTTCAGCGGCTTACAAGTGCAAAGACTCAGGATACTTCTGAATTGAAATCCATAATGGAGAATCTTGTTACTGATTTACTGACGACTCTAAATTTACCTGAATATCCTGCTTCAGCTTCTATTTTAGAG GTTCTATGTGTCCTACTAATTCAGAATGCTGGAACAAACTCCAAGGATATCACTGCACGCTCCATGGCTATTGATATTCTTGGCACTATTGCTGCAAGGTTGAAGCGTGATGCTATGATTTGTAGCCGGGAGAAGTTCTGGATACTTCGGGATCTACTTAGTCAGGACGCTGCTACTCGGCATTATCCAAAAGATACATGTTGTGTCTGTTCGGGTGGAAGGGTAGAAAATTTGGTCATATGTCCAGGCTGCAATAGGCCTTTTCATGCTGATTGTCTGGACATCAAAGAAGATGAAGTTCCTAACCGGAACTGGTACTGTCATATGTGCATCTGCTCAAAGCAACTGCTTGTATTACAGTCATATTGCAATTCCCAGCGCAAGGGTAATGTAAAAAAGAACCATGAAGTTTCAAAGGATGATTCTGCAGTTTCTGACCATGAAATTGTTCAACAATTGCTTTTGAATTACCTTCAAGATGTCACCTCTGCTGATGACCTGCATCTTTTCATTTGCTG GTTTTATCTCTGCTCGTGGTATAAAAATGATCCAAATTGCCAGCAGAAGCTCATTTACTACATTGCTAGGATGAAATCAAGAATCATAATACGGGATTCTGGTACTGTTTCATCCATGCTGACGAGAGATTCAATCAAGAAGATTACTCTAGCTTTAGGCCAAAAAAGTTCATTTTGTCGAGGGTTTGATAAGATTTTTCACACGCTTTTG GGAAGCTTGAGGGAGAACTCTCCAGTTATTAGGGCTAAAGCTTTACGAGCA GTTAGTATCATTGTAGAGGCCGACCCAGAGGTATTGGGTTATAAACAAGTACAATCAGCTGTTGAAGGTAGGTTCTGTGACTCGGCGATATCTGTCAGAGAAGCCGCATTGGAACTTGTTGGTAGGCATATTGCTTCACATCCCGATGTGGGTTTTAAG TATTTTGAGAAGATTACAGAGAGAATTAAAGACACTGGAGTAAGTGTTCGGAAACGAGCTATAAAAATTATTCGAGATATGTGCAGTTCAAATGCCAACTTCTCGGGATTTACAAGAGCCTGCACAGAGATAATTTCACGTGTTACTGATGATGAATCGAGTATACAG GATCTTGTTTGCAAAACATTTTATGAGTTCTGGTTTGAGGAGCCTTCTGCTTCCCAAACTCAGGTTTTTGGAGATGGTAGTACAGTTCCACTTGAGGTAGCTAAGAAAACAGAACAAATTGTTGAAATGTTGAAGAGAATGCCCAATAATCAACTTCTTGTAACCGTAATAAAGCGCAACTTGACACTTGATTTTTTACCGCAATCAACAAAAGCAATCGGGGTCAACCCAGTGTCCCTTGTAACAGTGCGTAAACGTTGTGAATTGATGTGCAAATGCTTGCTGGAGAAGATATTGCTG GTTGACGAAATGAACAGTGATGAAGTGGAAAAGCATGCACTTCCATATGTGCAAGTCTTGCATGCATTTTGTCTTGTGGACCCGACTCTCTGTGCACCAGCTTCTAACCCTTCCCAGTTTGTTGTTACGTTGCAGTCATATCTGAAGACTCAG GTTGACAATAGCATGGTTGCACAGCTACTTGAgagtataatatttataattgatgctGTGTTGCCATTGCTGCGGAAGTTACCTCTGAGTATTGTGGATGAACTTGAGCAAGATTTGAAGCAGTTGATTGTCCGGCATTCTTTCTTGACAGTTGTCCATGCTTGTATCAA ATGTCTCTGCTGTATGAGTAAGATGGCAGGAAAGGGGGATGCTGTAGTTGAGCAACTTATTCAGGTCTTCTTGAAATGTTTGGATACCCAGGCAGTTGTAAACAAGCAG CAAGTGGGGCGATCTCTCTTCTGTCTCGGTTTGCTTATTCGTTATGGCAACATATTGTTAGCAAGCTCTGGTAATAAACTTGTTGATGTTAGGAGGAGTCTCAGCTTGTTTATGAAGTATCTTGACGTGGATGATTATTCTCTTAAGGTTAGATCATTGCAG GCATTAGGATATGTTCTAATTGCAAGGCCTGAATATATGTTAGAAAATAACATTGGAAAGATACTGGAGGGTACACTGTCGAATACTGCTGATGTTCGAATTAAG ATTCAAGCATTGCAAAACATGTTTGAGTATCTTCTTGATGCTGAAAGCCAAATGGAAACAGACAAAGTTGAAGATAACGCATCTGGTCACTCGGTCAGAGCTGGGCATAGTGTACCTGTTGCGGCTGGTGCTGGTGATACAAACATATGCGGTGGTATTATTCAGTTATACTGGGATAATATTTTGGGCAGATGTTTAGATTCCAGTGAACAAGTTCGCCAAACAGCCTTGAAG ATTGTTGAAGTTGTGCTGCGCCAAGGTCTTGTTCATCCCATCACCTGTGTTCCATATCTTATAGCACTTGAAACGGATCCTTTGGAGTCAAATGCAAAGTTGGCTCATCATCTCCTAATGAATATGAATGAGAA GTATCCTGCATTTTTTGAAAGCCGCTTGGGCGATGGACTTCAAATGTCATTTATGTTCATGCAATCTGTTTGTGGTAGTCCTGAAAATGTTAATCATAAGACACCATCCAAGATCCCTGTTTCTGGAAAAGGGAAACCTGAGTCTGACTCGCTCACTCAAGCACGACTTGGTGTTTCTCGAATATACAAGCTCATTAGAGGGAACCGGATATCAAGGAACAAATTTATGTCCTCAATTGTGCGGAAGTTTGATAATCCAAGATGGAACAAATTAGTAATACCTTTCTTAAT GTACTGCACAGAGGTCCTTGCCTTGCTTCCATTCACTGCACCTGATGAGCcgctttatttaatttatgccATCAATCGAGTAGTTCAGTTGAGGGCTGGTCCACTGGAGGCAAATTTCAAAGCCTGGAGTTCAAGCTTGTTACAAAGAGAGGGCGACGGTACACCTCATGGGAATGGAATGTATCAACGGGTGCCACATGAACCTATTCTTACAACCCAAGTTCAGTCAATGGACTTGAATGGCACATTTCAGCAAAATCTAGATGTTCAGCCTTACTTAGTTGATATGACATCAGTGGATTTAAACGGAACAAATCACCAACTGCCAGATTATCCTTTATCACATAATGGTGGGTCAAAAGTAAAGCCACACACTGCTGGTTTTGCAGATTCCCTTACCTTCTCAGAAGATGATACAGAGAAATTTCAG GCTGACTGTTTATCTGCGATTGCATTGCAACTTCTTTTAAAGCTAAAGAGACACCTAAAAATCACGTATAGTCTCGATGATGCCAAATGTCAG GCTTATTCTCCAAGTGAACCGCCAAAACCTGGAGATGTAATCTCAAAACAGAGTATTCCATTTAATATTGGTGAATCTCAGTTCAGTTTGCCTACAAGTCCGCAAGAATTAATACAAAGATATCAG GAGTTTAAAAACGCATTGAAGGAAGATACAGTGGATTATTCACTCTACACTGCAAATATAAAACGGAAGCGACCAACACCCAGAAAAGGTCGAAAAACTGGACCTATACCGATGGTAGGTGGGGATTTTggggatgatgatgatgaagattgGGCTGGTGGAGCGCGCAACATAAATTTTAGTGGTGGACGCAGGGCTAACCTTAGAAGCTCCAGACAATACTGA